The stretch of DNA TGACGTTCAACAAAAGGCTCGATCATGCCGTTTTCGAGGGCCTGCGTGCGGATCCAGCGGTCGGAAAGAATAGACATGGCGCGTTCATGGCGGATTGATGCGGGCGGGGCAAGGGGTCAGTCTTCGGTGCCGGGCATAGACAGGATTGTCCCCCAGCCAACAAGGTGCATGCCTTCCTGCAACCGCCACTTGCGACCGACCCGAAGCTCTTGAGCCAGCTCGGGCCTTGCGATCAGGATAAGCTCCAGATCCATGGAAGCGCCCGGTTCCAACGTCTGGCCTTCCACCAGATCAATCTTGCCGATGCACATCTCCGGATTGGCAGCATCGGAAAAATTGTGATTGGGGCGATAGCTGATTGGCCCACGTAGCGCGTTCTGGCGGCCCCCTTCGCGGGAAGGGAGCAGATCGATGCGGGCGAAAAGGCGAAGAGTGACGGAGTCCATGGAGCCCCTCAGATCGGGCGGTCTTACCTCGCGTGATACTCCCGATACCACCGCACGAAATTGGGCACGCCCACATCGATGCTGGTGGTCGGCTTGTACCCCAGATCGCCCGAGATCGCCTCGATATCGGCAAAGCTCTGGCGCGCGTCGCCGGGCTGCATCGGCAGCAGTTCGACCTCGGCCTTCTTGCCCAGCTCGTGCTCCAGAATCTCGACCACCTTCATCAGATGTTCCGACTTGTGGTTGCCAATGTTGTAAAGGCGATGCGGCTTGGTCGATCCACCCGCCTTTTCCAGCCCATCGTCGGGCGCGGGATTGTCCAGCGTGGCCATCACGCCGCTGATGATATCGTCGATATAGGTGAAGTCGCGGTACATATCGCCGTGGTTGAACACGGGGATCGGATCGCCCGCCAGAATCTTCTTCGTGAAGATCCACATCATCATGTCCGGCCGCCCCCACGGGCCATAGACCGTGAAAAAGCGCAGCCCCGTCAGCGGCAGGCGATAGAGATGGGCATAGGTCTCGCTCATCAGTTCGTCGGCCTTCTTGGTGGCCGCATAGAGGCTGATCGGCTGATCGACGCGATCATCCACGCTGAAGGGCAGCTTGGTGTTGCCGCCATAGACCGAGGAGGAGGAGGCATAGACCATGTTCTCCACCCCGCGATGCCGCCCGATTTCCAGCAGGTTCAAATGCCCCGCCAGATTGGAAGACAGATAGGCATGCGGAT from Novosphingobium sp. encodes:
- a CDS encoding NAD-dependent epimerase/dehydratase family protein, translating into MKVLVTGAAGFIGYSLIARLLARGDTVIGVDMVNTYYDVRLKEARIGRLKEAGGNRFTFLRQDFSDYAGLVESLKGLEFDRIVHLGAQAGVRYSIENPHAYLSSNLAGHLNLLEIGRHRGVENMVYASSSSVYGGNTKLPFSVDDRVDQPISLYAATKKADELMSETYAHLYRLPLTGLRFFTVYGPWGRPDMMMWIFTKKILAGDPIPVFNHGDMYRDFTYIDDIISGVMATLDNPAPDDGLEKAGGSTKPHRLYNIGNHKSEHLMKVVEILEHELGKKAEVELLPMQPGDARQSFADIEAISGDLGYKPTTSIDVGVPNFVRWYREYHAR